One Gordonia zhaorongruii DNA segment encodes these proteins:
- the rpmI gene encoding 50S ribosomal protein L35, which yields MPKSKTHKGTAKRFKVTGSGKIVRQKANRRHLMEHKSSHRTRRLEGTTVVSDKDAPRIKRLLNR from the coding sequence ATGCCGAAGAGCAAGACCCACAAAGGCACCGCGAAGCGTTTCAAGGTGACCGGCAGCGGCAAGATCGTTCGCCAGAAGGCGAACCGTCGCCACCTCATGGAGCACAAGTCGTCGCACCGCACGCGTCGCCTCGAAGGCACCACCGTGGTGAGCGACAAGGACGCCCCGCGCATCAAGCGACTGCTCAACCGCTGA
- a CDS encoding DoxX family membrane protein has translation MLLRKLARPLLGSAFIASGVDALRSPTESAHAVQPVLDAGREAVPNGVPADAETIIKVTGAVQVGAGAALALGKAPRIASTILAGSLIPSTVYETDFWNETDPALRSAKRAAFTKNVGLLGGVLIASADTEGKPSLAWRGRRRIGDARENVAGALPFGASNSSGSDFAETSAQLAETTRHRAAELSTTVSERAPEVLDTVRSRANKLAGEVADRAPEVAATARDRANKLAGEVADRAPDAAAQARGRANKLAGEVADRAPDVAAQARGRANKLAGELADRAPDAAAQARGRANKLADQLADRAPDAAAKARGRAVQAGDQAARRTRRLRSRAAN, from the coding sequence ATGTTGCTCCGCAAGCTCGCCCGCCCGCTCCTCGGTTCGGCGTTCATCGCGTCGGGGGTCGACGCTCTCCGTTCGCCGACCGAATCCGCACATGCCGTGCAGCCGGTCCTCGACGCCGGGCGCGAGGCCGTCCCGAACGGCGTCCCCGCCGACGCCGAGACGATCATCAAGGTGACCGGCGCAGTACAGGTCGGTGCCGGTGCGGCACTCGCCCTCGGCAAGGCGCCGCGTATCGCGTCCACCATCCTCGCCGGGTCGCTGATCCCGTCGACCGTCTACGAGACGGATTTCTGGAACGAGACCGACCCCGCACTCCGCTCCGCCAAGCGCGCCGCTTTCACCAAGAACGTCGGCCTGCTGGGCGGCGTCCTGATCGCATCCGCCGACACGGAGGGCAAGCCCTCCCTGGCATGGCGGGGCCGCCGCAGGATCGGCGATGCACGCGAGAACGTCGCGGGCGCACTTCCGTTCGGCGCGTCGAACTCGAGCGGATCCGACTTCGCCGAGACGTCCGCGCAGCTCGCCGAAACGACTCGTCACCGTGCCGCCGAGCTCTCGACCACCGTGTCCGAGCGCGCGCCCGAGGTTCTCGACACTGTGCGCTCGCGTGCGAACAAGCTCGCAGGCGAGGTCGCCGACCGAGCACCCGAGGTCGCCGCAACCGCGCGTGACCGCGCGAACAAGCTCGCAGGCGAAGTGGCCGACCGGGCACCCGACGCCGCCGCACAGGCACGCGGCCGCGCCAACAAGCTCGCAGGCGAAGTGGCCGACCGGGCACCGGACGTGGCTGCCCAGGCACGCGGCCGCGCGAACAAGCTCGCAGGTGAGCTCGCCGACCGAGCACCCGACGCCGCCGCACAGGCACGCGGCCGCGCCAACAAGCTCGCCGATCAGCTTGCCGACCGAGCTCCGGATGCCGCTGCCAAGGCACGCGGGCGTGCGGTGCAGGCCGGCGATCAGGCAGCTCGACGCACCCGCAGGCTCCGTTCGCGCGCAGCGAACTGA
- the erm gene encoding 23S ribosomal RNA methyltransferase Erm has product MTYHGGRHEHGQNFLAHQSTITRITRLVADTEGPIVEVGPGYGSLTKKFQKLDRPLTAVEIDGRLVDHLTAVLAAEVEVVHADFLTWKLPRRPHVVAGNLPFHLTTAILRKILHTHSWTHAVLLVQWEVARRRAGIGGASMMTAQWWPWVSFDVDARVPQSAFRPAPTVDGGLLLMEKRSAPLVDPAYRKEYRQFVHDVFTGRGRGVADIVARRSRHSAMSARNVVTDAGVRARALPKDLTPVQWADLFHGIIS; this is encoded by the coding sequence ATGACTTATCACGGAGGCCGTCATGAGCACGGCCAGAACTTTCTCGCCCACCAGTCGACGATCACCCGGATCACGCGCCTTGTCGCGGACACGGAGGGACCTATCGTCGAGGTCGGTCCCGGATACGGGTCACTGACCAAGAAGTTTCAGAAGCTCGACCGGCCGCTGACCGCCGTTGAGATCGATGGCCGTCTCGTCGATCACCTCACCGCCGTTCTGGCTGCGGAGGTCGAGGTGGTGCATGCAGACTTTCTGACCTGGAAACTGCCACGGCGGCCCCATGTGGTCGCCGGAAATCTGCCGTTCCATCTGACGACGGCGATCCTCCGGAAGATCCTTCACACGCACTCGTGGACGCACGCGGTTCTGCTCGTCCAATGGGAGGTCGCACGGCGACGTGCCGGAATCGGCGGGGCCAGCATGATGACGGCCCAATGGTGGCCGTGGGTGAGCTTCGACGTCGACGCCCGTGTCCCGCAGTCGGCGTTCCGGCCCGCGCCGACTGTCGACGGCGGTCTGCTCCTCATGGAGAAGCGGTCGGCGCCGCTCGTCGACCCGGCCTATCGGAAGGAGTACCGGCAGTTCGTTCACGATGTCTTCACGGGGAGAGGACGGGGCGTGGCGGACATCGTCGCCAGGCGCTCACGTCACAGTGCGATGAGTGCCCGGAACGTGGTCACCGACGCGGGTGTCCGAGCGCGTGCACTGCCGAAGGACCTGACGCCGGTGCAGTGGGCGGACCTCTTCCACGGGATCATCAGCTGA
- the infC gene encoding translation initiation factor IF-3 has translation MYRGGHISTETRINERIRVPEVRLVGPGGEQVGIVRVEDALRLAYEADLDLVEVAPDARPPVCKIMDYGKFKYEAAQKQRESRRNQQMTVVKEQKLRPKIDDHDYETKKGHVVRFLEAGSKVKVTIMFRGREQSRPELGFRLLQRLGNDVAEYGFVETSAKQDGRNMTMVLAPHKGAKTRAKAQQSVK, from the coding sequence ATTTATCGAGGAGGCCACATCAGCACTGAAACCCGCATCAACGAGCGCATCCGCGTTCCCGAGGTCCGACTTGTCGGTCCCGGGGGAGAGCAGGTGGGCATCGTGCGTGTTGAAGATGCGCTTCGTCTGGCTTACGAAGCCGACTTGGACCTGGTAGAGGTCGCGCCCGACGCGCGTCCGCCGGTGTGCAAGATCATGGACTACGGCAAGTTCAAGTACGAGGCAGCGCAGAAGCAGCGCGAGTCCCGCCGTAATCAGCAGATGACCGTCGTCAAGGAGCAGAAGCTCCGCCCGAAGATCGACGACCACGATTACGAGACCAAGAAGGGTCACGTCGTCCGGTTCCTCGAAGCGGGTTCCAAGGTGAAGGTCACCATCATGTTCCGCGGACGTGAGCAGTCCCGCCCCGAGTTGGGCTTCCGGCTGCTCCAGCGTTTGGGTAACGATGTCGCCGAGTACGGCTTCGTCGAGACCTCGGCCAAGCAGGACGGCCGCAACATGACGATGGTTCTGGCGCCGCACAAGGGCGCGAAGACGCGGGCCAAGGCCCAGCAGTCGGTCAAATAG
- a CDS encoding MBL fold metallo-hydrolase encodes MTQQIQISDEYTGDVSPSGDDQQNRAQRRVLDNATVVKISVGPMDNNAYVVIDSSTGDALLIDAANDASVLTTLAAQIPGTVRQIVTTHGHPDHWQALEEVRAGLGVPTAVGTDDAEALPVTADTLLTDGDTVRVGDLELAVIGLRGHTAGSVALALTEGSGRTHLFTGDSLFPGGIGKTWQPDDFETLIDDVEAKLFARHGDDTVVYPGHGKDTSLGAERADLPKWRERGW; translated from the coding sequence ATGACCCAGCAGATCCAGATTTCCGACGAGTACACCGGCGACGTCTCCCCCTCCGGCGACGACCAGCAGAACCGGGCCCAGCGACGAGTCCTCGACAACGCGACGGTCGTCAAGATCTCGGTAGGCCCCATGGACAACAACGCCTACGTGGTGATCGATTCCTCAACCGGCGACGCCCTCCTCATCGACGCAGCGAACGACGCATCGGTTCTCACGACCCTAGCGGCGCAGATTCCCGGCACCGTCCGCCAGATCGTCACCACGCACGGCCATCCGGACCACTGGCAGGCGCTCGAGGAGGTTCGAGCCGGCCTCGGCGTGCCGACCGCAGTCGGCACCGACGACGCGGAGGCACTCCCCGTCACCGCCGACACTCTGCTCACCGACGGCGACACCGTTCGGGTCGGCGACCTCGAACTCGCCGTGATCGGCCTGCGCGGCCACACCGCGGGGTCGGTGGCACTCGCGCTCACCGAGGGCTCCGGCCGCACCCACCTGTTCACGGGCGATTCGCTGTTCCCCGGCGGAATCGGGAAGACGTGGCAGCCGGACGACTTCGAGACCCTCATCGACGACGTGGAGGCCAAGCTCTTCGCGCGTCACGGCGACGACACCGTCGTCTACCCCGGTCACGGCAAGGACACCTCGCTGGGCGCAGAACGGGCCGATCTGCCGAAGTGGCGCGAACGCGGCTGGTGA
- the uvrA gene encoding excinuclease ABC subunit UvrA has product MVDRLIVRGAREHNLRGVDVDLPRDSLIVFTGLSGSGKSSLAFDTIFAEGQRRYVESLSAYARQFLGQMDKPDVDFIEGLSPAVSIDQKSTNRNPRSTVGTITEVYDYLRLLYARAGSAHCPTCGEKIARQTPQQIVDQVLEMDEGVRFQVLAPVVRTRKGEFVDLFSDLQTQGFARARIDGVVHQLADPPKLKKQEKHDVDVVVDRLVVKPSARQRMTDSIETALRLADGIIVLDFVDVDENAPDRERRFSEKMACPNAHPIAIDDLEPRAFSFNSPYGACPVCDGLGVQKEVDEGLVVPDPETTLRDGAIAPWSNGHNAAYFLRLVEGLGDQMGFDVDTPWSKLPRNARKALLNGSDHQVHVKFRNRYGRTRSYYTEFEGVMAFLARRADTTDSEQMKERYEGYMRDVPCPTCSGTRLRPEILAVTLDHPVHGAKSIADVTALSVADCAEYLDGLQLGEREAAIAGRVLKEVQARIRFLLDVGLEYLSLSRAAGSLSGGEAQRIRLATQIGAGLAGVLYVLDEPSIGLHQRDNRRLIDTLVRLRDLGNTLIVVEHDEDTIRSADWIVDIGPRAGEHGGRVVHSGDYGGLLKNQESLTGAYLSGREELEVPAIRRPVDRKRQVTVVGATENNLRGIDVSFPLGVLTTVTGVSGSGKSTLVNDILARVLANKLNGARQVPGHHTRIKGLEHLDKLVQVDQSPIGRTPRSNPATYTGVFDKIRTLFAATTEAKVRGYQPGRFSFNVKGGRCEACMGEGTIKIEMNFLPDVYVPCEVCHGARYNRETLEVHYKGKTISEVLDMPIDEAADFFEPVTSIHRYLKTLVEVGLGYVRLGQPAPTLSGGEAQRVKLAAELQKRSTGRTVYILDEPTTGLHFEDIRKLLLVINGLVEKGNTVIVIEHNLDVIKTADWIIDMGPEGGDGGGTVVAQGTPEDVAEVDASHTGVFIADLLSGADQMVEVG; this is encoded by the coding sequence GTGGTTGATCGCCTGATCGTTCGTGGGGCACGCGAGCACAATCTGCGTGGCGTCGACGTCGACCTGCCGCGTGATTCGCTGATCGTCTTCACCGGTCTGTCCGGGTCGGGGAAGTCGTCGTTGGCGTTCGACACGATCTTCGCCGAGGGGCAGCGCCGTTACGTCGAGTCGCTGTCGGCGTACGCACGCCAGTTCCTGGGGCAGATGGACAAACCGGATGTGGACTTCATCGAAGGTCTGTCGCCCGCCGTCTCGATCGACCAGAAATCGACCAACCGGAACCCGCGGTCGACGGTGGGCACCATCACCGAGGTCTACGACTACCTGCGCCTCCTGTACGCACGTGCGGGCAGCGCGCACTGCCCGACGTGCGGTGAGAAGATCGCTCGGCAGACGCCGCAGCAGATCGTCGACCAGGTTCTCGAGATGGACGAAGGCGTCCGTTTCCAGGTGCTGGCGCCGGTGGTCCGGACTCGTAAGGGTGAGTTCGTCGACCTGTTCTCCGACCTGCAGACCCAGGGGTTCGCGCGTGCCCGCATCGACGGTGTGGTGCACCAGCTCGCCGATCCGCCGAAGTTGAAGAAGCAGGAGAAGCACGACGTCGACGTCGTGGTCGACCGACTGGTCGTGAAGCCGTCGGCCCGGCAGCGGATGACCGACTCGATCGAGACCGCCCTGCGTCTGGCCGATGGCATCATCGTCCTCGATTTCGTGGACGTGGATGAGAACGCTCCGGACAGGGAGCGCCGTTTCTCCGAGAAGATGGCGTGCCCCAATGCGCACCCGATCGCGATCGACGACCTGGAGCCGCGTGCCTTCTCGTTCAACTCGCCGTACGGCGCTTGTCCCGTGTGCGACGGCCTCGGCGTGCAGAAGGAGGTCGATGAGGGACTCGTGGTCCCCGATCCGGAGACCACCCTGCGCGACGGGGCGATCGCGCCCTGGTCAAACGGGCACAACGCCGCATACTTCCTGCGGTTGGTCGAGGGACTGGGCGATCAGATGGGCTTCGACGTCGACACCCCGTGGAGCAAGCTGCCGCGCAATGCGCGCAAGGCGCTGCTCAACGGCTCGGATCACCAGGTGCACGTCAAGTTCCGGAACCGCTACGGCCGGACCCGCTCGTACTACACCGAGTTCGAGGGGGTGATGGCGTTCCTGGCCAGGCGCGCGGACACCACCGATTCGGAGCAGATGAAGGAGCGCTACGAGGGGTACATGCGCGACGTCCCCTGCCCGACGTGCAGCGGCACTCGTCTGCGCCCGGAGATCCTCGCCGTGACGCTCGACCACCCGGTGCACGGCGCCAAGTCGATAGCCGACGTCACCGCGCTCTCGGTGGCGGACTGCGCCGAGTATCTCGACGGACTCCAGCTGGGCGAGCGCGAGGCCGCGATCGCCGGCCGCGTCCTCAAAGAGGTGCAGGCGCGCATCCGCTTCCTCCTCGACGTCGGGCTCGAGTACCTCTCGCTCTCGCGGGCCGCGGGTTCGCTGTCGGGCGGTGAAGCCCAGCGCATCCGCCTCGCGACCCAGATCGGTGCCGGGCTCGCGGGCGTGCTGTACGTGCTCGATGAGCCGTCCATCGGTCTTCACCAGCGCGACAACCGCCGTTTGATCGACACCCTCGTGCGGCTGCGGGACCTCGGCAACACGCTGATCGTGGTCGAGCACGACGAGGACACGATCCGCTCGGCCGACTGGATCGTCGACATCGGCCCGCGTGCCGGTGAACACGGCGGCCGAGTGGTGCACAGCGGCGATTACGGGGGACTGCTGAAGAACCAGGAGTCGTTGACCGGCGCCTACCTGTCGGGTCGGGAAGAGCTGGAGGTTCCCGCCATCCGCCGTCCCGTCGACCGCAAGCGTCAGGTGACGGTCGTCGGCGCAACCGAGAACAACCTCCGCGGCATCGACGTCTCGTTCCCGCTCGGTGTGCTCACCACCGTCACGGGCGTGTCCGGTTCGGGTAAGTCGACGCTGGTCAACGACATCCTCGCGCGAGTGCTCGCCAACAAGCTGAACGGTGCACGCCAGGTGCCGGGTCACCACACCCGGATCAAGGGGCTCGAGCACCTCGACAAGCTCGTGCAGGTGGACCAGTCGCCCATCGGGCGCACTCCGCGATCCAATCCGGCGACCTACACGGGGGTGTTCGACAAGATCCGCACCCTGTTCGCGGCGACGACCGAGGCGAAGGTCCGCGGCTACCAGCCGGGTCGATTCTCGTTCAACGTCAAGGGCGGCCGCTGCGAAGCGTGCATGGGCGAGGGCACGATCAAGATCGAGATGAACTTCCTGCCCGACGTCTACGTGCCGTGCGAGGTGTGCCACGGTGCGCGCTACAACCGTGAGACCCTCGAGGTGCATTACAAGGGCAAGACGATCTCCGAGGTTCTGGACATGCCGATCGACGAGGCCGCCGACTTCTTCGAGCCGGTCACGTCGATTCACCGCTATCTCAAGACCCTGGTCGAGGTCGGCCTGGGCTATGTCCGCCTGGGGCAGCCGGCGCCGACCCTGTCAGGCGGCGAGGCGCAGCGCGTGAAGCTGGCTGCCGAACTGCAGAAACGCTCCACCGGCCGTACGGTCTACATCCTCGACGAGCCGACCACCGGCCTGCACTTCGAGGACATCAGGAAGCTGTTGCTGGTGATCAACGGTCTGGTCGAGAAGGGCAACACGGTGATCGTCATCGAGCACAACCTCGACGTCATCAAAACCGCCGACTGGATCATCGACATGGGCCCCGAAGGCGGTGACGGCGGCGGCACCGTCGTCGCACAGGGGACACCCGAGGACGTTGCCGAGGTCGACGCGTCGCACACCGGTGTCTTCATCGCGGATCTGCTGTCCGGGGCGGACCAGATGGTGGAGGTCGGCTGA
- a CDS encoding ATP-binding domain-containing protein: MTSDSRFPEEQSHLDAVYGRLDRMRATTRRRLGETLRESAGTPQALSERESYERMYSDELVKIDAAEHNLYFGRLDMVDSSPDSRSELEVRRIGRIGILDDDARDTTLLLDWRAPLARPFYLATPASPEDVERRRHIRTRSRAVRSVSDEHLLSGHIDDDSTGANVVNESALVDALNAARTGEMTDIVETIQREQDEIIRSTHRGVMVVQGGPGTGKTAVALHRAAYLLYTYRDLLSRSGVLILGPNEDFLRYIGQVLPSLGETGVLLSTVADLFPDVHARGHDTRSATALKGDERMLNVLRAAVRARQALPGKGLVTYFDGYELPIDAEVIKTARAHARSTRRAHNLAQRAFLRAALDELAGVHAHRIGASELDGSQLLTDADLEDIRSELESDAHVVEALLEFWPTLTPQGVLRDLYADPAYLRKATRGWTDADRTALLRRSRPLPDDADLSPADVPLLDELAELVGYRTDEADQVNRARWRQQLSEAQDALDILTGSAPQDLEDDLDPEILMAYDLIDAEQLAERQVHTERRTTAERAYEDRTWTFGHVIVDEAQELSPMAWRMVMRRIPNRWMTVIGDTAQTGDAAGTASWREVFEPYVANRWRLHELTVNYRTPSEIMHYATRVLAWINPEQSAPKSLRSNGIEPYALADENPDRAAARLADDSQWPGLTTIITSDGTVDDVRAQAVELGLDVSVHAITAAKGLEFDNVILVEPAELVRESPRGYNDLYVALTRATQRLVVVHARDLPPDLNDMPAH, translated from the coding sequence GTGACCTCCGATTCCCGCTTCCCCGAAGAACAGTCGCATCTGGACGCCGTGTACGGACGACTGGACCGCATGCGTGCCACGACCCGCCGTCGACTCGGTGAGACACTGCGCGAATCTGCGGGTACCCCGCAGGCACTGTCCGAGCGCGAGTCGTACGAGCGGATGTACTCGGACGAGTTGGTGAAGATCGATGCGGCAGAGCACAACCTCTACTTCGGCCGCCTCGACATGGTCGATTCCTCCCCGGACTCGCGGTCCGAACTTGAGGTGCGTCGCATCGGCCGCATCGGCATCCTCGACGACGATGCGCGCGATACCACGTTGCTCCTCGATTGGCGCGCCCCGCTGGCCCGCCCGTTCTACCTGGCCACTCCGGCGTCACCCGAGGACGTCGAGCGCCGCCGCCACATCCGCACCCGCTCGAGGGCCGTGCGGTCGGTCTCCGACGAGCATCTGCTGTCCGGACACATCGATGACGACAGCACAGGTGCGAACGTCGTGAACGAGTCCGCTCTGGTCGACGCGCTCAACGCAGCGCGTACCGGTGAGATGACCGACATCGTCGAGACGATCCAGCGTGAGCAGGACGAGATAATCCGATCGACGCATCGCGGTGTGATGGTCGTCCAAGGCGGTCCGGGTACGGGAAAGACAGCCGTGGCCCTGCACCGAGCCGCCTACCTCCTGTACACGTACCGGGACCTGCTCTCACGCAGCGGCGTTCTCATCCTCGGACCCAATGAGGACTTCCTCAGGTACATCGGCCAGGTTCTGCCGTCCCTCGGCGAGACCGGTGTCCTGCTGTCGACGGTCGCCGACCTGTTCCCGGACGTGCACGCGCGCGGGCACGACACCCGGTCGGCCACTGCACTCAAGGGAGACGAGCGCATGCTGAACGTCCTGCGCGCCGCGGTGCGGGCCCGGCAGGCACTGCCCGGCAAGGGGCTGGTCACCTATTTCGACGGCTACGAACTGCCCATCGACGCCGAGGTGATCAAGACTGCGCGCGCCCACGCCCGGTCCACCCGTCGTGCACACAACCTGGCGCAGCGGGCGTTCCTGCGCGCCGCCCTCGACGAGCTCGCCGGGGTGCATGCGCACCGGATCGGGGCGAGCGAGCTGGACGGCTCCCAATTACTCACCGACGCGGACCTCGAGGACATCCGAAGCGAACTCGAGTCCGACGCGCACGTGGTGGAGGCGTTGCTGGAATTCTGGCCCACTCTCACACCGCAGGGAGTGCTGCGGGACCTGTACGCCGACCCGGCGTATCTGCGGAAGGCCACTCGTGGATGGACCGATGCGGACCGCACGGCTCTGCTGCGTCGATCACGACCGCTCCCCGACGACGCCGACCTGTCCCCCGCCGACGTGCCGCTTCTGGACGAACTGGCGGAGCTGGTCGGCTACCGTACCGATGAGGCCGACCAGGTGAACCGTGCTCGCTGGCGGCAGCAGCTCTCCGAGGCGCAGGACGCACTGGACATCCTGACCGGTTCCGCGCCACAGGATCTCGAAGACGACCTCGACCCCGAGATTCTGATGGCCTACGACCTGATCGACGCCGAGCAGCTCGCCGAACGACAGGTGCACACCGAGCGGCGCACCACGGCCGAACGCGCGTACGAGGACCGGACGTGGACGTTCGGGCACGTGATCGTCGATGAGGCGCAAGAACTCTCGCCGATGGCGTGGCGAATGGTGATGCGGCGCATCCCGAATCGATGGATGACCGTCATCGGTGACACCGCGCAGACCGGCGACGCCGCGGGCACCGCATCGTGGCGCGAGGTGTTCGAACCGTATGTGGCCAATCGCTGGCGGCTGCACGAGCTGACCGTCAACTACCGGACGCCGTCGGAGATCATGCACTATGCGACCCGGGTGCTGGCATGGATCAACCCGGAACAATCGGCACCGAAGTCGCTGCGCTCCAATGGAATCGAACCGTATGCGCTCGCGGACGAGAATCCGGACCGAGCTGCGGCACGTCTCGCCGACGACTCCCAGTGGCCCGGGCTGACAACGATCATCACTTCCGACGGGACCGTCGACGACGTCCGGGCGCAGGCAGTCGAACTCGGACTCGATGTGTCGGTGCACGCGATCACGGCCGCGAAGGGCCTCGAGTTCGACAACGTGATCCTCGTCGAACCCGCCGAGCTGGTCCGTGAATCACCGCGCGGCTACAACGATCTGTATGTGGCCCTCACGCGAGCCACGCAGCGCCTCGTCGTCGTGCACGCGCGGGATCTTCCACCCGATCTCAACGACATGCCGGCCCATTGA
- a CDS encoding N5-glutamine methyltransferase family protein has product MFAESEARVLRRWASGDDELRAWTARRVAGEPLEQVVGRVEFDGLTLEVGAGAFVPRQRSVLLARVAAGLSAERGGGTVVEACCGVAPIAAAVARRVPSARLVACDSDAAILELARRNVPDLEVFEGTALSGLPAELRGHVDVVAAVPPYVPTGAAGLLPREAIDHEPGDALFGGGDGLEVATVLVRDAVDWLADNGAVALELHRDQAPAAIGVASDLGYAASSVVGDDGQTAVIVAVAEGRAQHEWVRIP; this is encoded by the coding sequence GTGTTCGCGGAGTCGGAGGCGCGTGTGCTGCGACGGTGGGCGTCCGGCGACGATGAACTGCGGGCGTGGACGGCACGGCGGGTCGCCGGTGAACCACTGGAGCAAGTGGTCGGTCGCGTCGAGTTCGACGGTCTCACCCTGGAGGTGGGTGCGGGTGCATTCGTTCCCCGGCAGCGCTCGGTGCTGCTCGCACGGGTCGCTGCGGGACTGTCCGCGGAACGCGGTGGCGGCACCGTCGTCGAAGCGTGCTGCGGAGTAGCCCCGATCGCGGCGGCCGTGGCTCGGCGGGTGCCGTCGGCCCGCCTCGTAGCGTGCGATTCGGATGCGGCGATCCTGGAGCTGGCCCGCCGCAATGTGCCCGACCTCGAGGTGTTCGAGGGAACGGCGCTGTCGGGTCTGCCCGCTGAACTGCGCGGGCACGTGGATGTGGTGGCCGCCGTGCCGCCGTACGTGCCGACGGGTGCCGCCGGACTGCTGCCGCGCGAGGCGATCGATCACGAACCGGGGGACGCGCTGTTCGGTGGGGGCGACGGGCTGGAGGTCGCAACTGTTCTCGTCCGGGATGCGGTGGATTGGCTCGCCGACAACGGTGCAGTCGCGCTGGAACTGCACCGGGATCAGGCGCCCGCGGCGATCGGCGTCGCGTCCGACCTCGGATACGCAGCGAGTTCGGTGGTCGGTGACGACGGGCAGACCGCGGTGATCGTGGCGGTCGCCGAAGGCCGTGCGCAGCACGAGTGGGTGCGCATACCGTGA
- a CDS encoding DUF1844 domain-containing protein: protein MSANSYSTGSPSSDDAHTHVAPGGSTDENVRELATIPAVEVTTRAIVMLMSAAAEKIGPEAGGEEEHKDLPEARTLINALGGLFNAASPDLGLHRKPILDGVKALQLAFREASAHPDEPGEGPGEKYTGPVKG from the coding sequence GTGAGCGCTAACTCCTATTCGACCGGCAGCCCCTCCTCAGACGACGCGCATACGCACGTAGCACCAGGTGGGTCCACAGACGAGAACGTCCGCGAACTCGCAACCATTCCCGCGGTCGAGGTCACCACCCGCGCGATCGTCATGCTGATGAGCGCCGCGGCCGAGAAGATCGGCCCCGAGGCAGGAGGCGAAGAGGAGCACAAGGACCTCCCCGAGGCGCGCACCCTGATCAACGCACTCGGCGGCCTGTTCAACGCGGCGTCCCCCGACCTCGGTCTGCACCGCAAGCCGATCCTCGACGGGGTCAAGGCCCTGCAGCTCGCCTTCCGTGAGGCGTCAGCCCATCCCGACGAGCCTGGCGAAGGGCCCGGCGAGAAGTACACGGGGCCGGTCAAGGGCTGA
- a CDS encoding esterase/lipase family protein: protein MLLLHGSGGGRQTNWGTLAAVLVREGYCVFAPTYGALSTVWPVSAIGGMGPKIDSAWQVKRFAQRVLAATGSRDLDIVGHSLGTEIPTYWMKYLGGRHDVAHYVSLAPYWRQGPDGDDVRGEEIARYRRLLGVASPGRPDCPECTAPPRGLDFNRAVRVPTPYLTGVHYTNIVTRYDGIVTPYTAGILRGPAGTDVENVVVQDGCRLDHSDHMSITSNRRSAAMVLNALDPAHRRQVPWVPVTPVRGAGSLGSTGR, encoded by the coding sequence GTGCTCCTGCTGCACGGAAGCGGCGGTGGCAGGCAGACGAACTGGGGGACGCTCGCTGCAGTCCTCGTGCGGGAAGGCTACTGCGTCTTCGCGCCGACGTACGGCGCCCTCTCGACGGTCTGGCCGGTCTCGGCGATCGGCGGCATGGGGCCCAAGATCGACAGCGCGTGGCAGGTGAAGCGGTTCGCTCAGCGGGTGCTCGCGGCAACCGGGTCGCGGGACCTCGATATCGTCGGGCACTCGCTGGGAACAGAGATACCGACGTACTGGATGAAGTATCTCGGCGGGCGGCATGACGTCGCGCATTACGTGTCCCTTGCGCCCTACTGGCGTCAGGGACCGGACGGCGACGATGTGCGTGGTGAGGAGATCGCGCGGTACCGCCGACTGCTGGGTGTCGCCTCGCCGGGACGGCCGGACTGCCCGGAGTGCACAGCGCCGCCGCGTGGCCTGGATTTCAACCGCGCTGTGCGAGTGCCGACGCCGTACCTGACGGGAGTGCATTACACGAACATCGTGACTCGGTACGACGGCATCGTCACGCCCTACACGGCGGGAATCCTGCGCGGACCGGCCGGAACCGACGTCGAGAACGTGGTGGTGCAGGACGGTTGCCGCCTCGACCACTCCGACCACATGTCGATCACGTCGAACCGACGCAGCGCGGCGATGGTGCTGAACGCGCTCGACCCCGCGCACCGAAGGCAGGTCCCGTGGGTGCCGGTCACACCTGTGCGGGGCGCTGGATCTCTCGGCAGCACGGGTCGGTAA